A single genomic interval of Chryseobacterium paludis harbors:
- a CDS encoding aminotransferase class I/II-fold pyridoxal phosphate-dependent enzyme, whose translation MKDFNAANEIQDLQYFGEFGGVNPSISDSSTYTFLSAKTMFDTFEGNAEGCYLYSRHSSPMNLYLAQALAKLENTEAANVTASGMGAITSVLLQICKSGDHIISSRTIYGGTYAFLKNFLPPFNIETTFLDINNFESIENSIQPNTKVIYCESVSNPLLEVADLRKLSEICKKHNLKLIVDNTFSPLSISPTLLGADIVIHSLTKFINGSSDTVGGVYCGTQEFINDTKNVNNGACMLLGPTMDSFRSASILKNLRTLHIRMKQHSYNAQYLAERFEKDGLKVSYPGLPSHKNHELMKSMMYEEYGFGGLMTLDAGTTDKANELMELMQQENLGYLAVSLGFYKTLFSCSGSSTSSEIPEEERTAMGISDGLIRFSIGLDHDIERTYQKMKECMLRTGVLHHHENTSIY comes from the coding sequence ATGAAAGATTTTAATGCAGCAAATGAGATACAGGATTTGCAGTACTTTGGGGAATTTGGTGGAGTAAATCCTTCAATTTCTGACAGTTCTACATATACGTTTCTTTCCGCTAAAACGATGTTCGATACTTTCGAAGGGAATGCAGAAGGATGCTATTTATATTCAAGACATTCTTCTCCGATGAATCTCTACCTTGCACAAGCTTTAGCTAAATTGGAAAATACCGAAGCTGCTAATGTTACTGCTTCCGGTATGGGAGCTATTACTTCTGTTCTTTTACAGATATGTAAAAGTGGTGATCATATTATTTCCAGCAGAACTATATATGGTGGGACTTATGCATTTCTCAAAAATTTTCTTCCTCCTTTTAATATCGAAACTACCTTCTTAGATATCAATAATTTTGAATCTATTGAAAATTCTATACAGCCAAACACTAAAGTTATCTATTGTGAAAGTGTAAGCAATCCGCTTCTTGAGGTTGCAGATTTGAGAAAACTTTCCGAAATCTGTAAAAAACACAACCTAAAACTGATCGTTGATAACACTTTTTCACCGCTTTCAATTTCTCCAACTTTACTTGGTGCTGATATAGTGATTCACAGTTTAACTAAATTTATCAACGGAAGCAGTGATACAGTAGGTGGTGTTTATTGTGGAACACAGGAATTCATTAATGACACGAAAAACGTAAATAACGGTGCGTGTATGCTTCTCGGTCCCACAATGGACAGTTTCCGTTCGGCAAGTATTTTAAAAAATCTGAGGACGCTTCATATCCGAATGAAACAGCATAGTTATAATGCCCAATATCTGGCTGAAAGATTCGAAAAGGATGGATTAAAAGTTTCTTATCCTGGATTACCTTCTCATAAAAACCATGAACTGATGAAAAGCATGATGTATGAAGAATACGGATTTGGAGGACTGATGACTTTAGATGCTGGAACTACTGATAAAGCAAACGAATTGATGGAACTCATGCAACAGGAAAATCTTGGTTATTTAGCAGTTAGTTTAGGGTTCTACAAAACATTATTCTCATGCTCGGGTAGTTCGACTTCTTCTGAAATTCCTGAAGAAGAACGTACTGCAATGGGAATCTCTGATGGATTAATCAGATTCTCAATTGGCCTGGACCATGATATTGAAAGAACATATCAAAAAATGAAAGAATGTATGCTAAGAACAGGCGTTCTACACCACCATGAAAACACATCCATATACTAA
- a CDS encoding Lrp/AsnC family transcriptional regulator, with protein MSFDEIDRKLLLFLQEDSKQTTKELSYKLGLSVTAVYERIRKLENTGVISKYVALLDKHKIERDFMVLCHVKLIQHKKEYVLQFEKEVMDLQEVTECFHVSGDYDYILKICVQDMADYRNFMLTKLTTLQHIASTHSSFMISEVKNTTAVIL; from the coding sequence ATGAGCTTTGATGAAATTGATAGAAAACTGTTGCTGTTTTTACAGGAAGATTCCAAGCAAACGACCAAAGAGCTGTCCTATAAACTAGGTTTATCAGTTACTGCAGTGTATGAGCGTATTCGAAAACTTGAAAATACAGGTGTTATTTCCAAATATGTAGCATTACTTGATAAGCATAAAATTGAGCGCGATTTTATGGTATTATGCCATGTAAAACTTATTCAGCATAAAAAAGAATATGTTTTACAATTTGAAAAAGAGGTAATGGACTTGCAGGAAGTTACAGAATGCTTTCACGTAAGTGGTGACTACGATTATATTCTTAAAATTTGTGTACAGGATATGGCGGATTACCGCAACTTTATGTTGACGAAACTGACCACTTTACAGCACATAGCAAGTACACACAGCTCCTTTATGATTTCTGAAGTGAAAAATACAACAGCCGTTATTCTTTAG
- a CDS encoding bestrophin family protein — protein sequence MITTKYFNYKQVLHLAGAHLIWLTCWCTLVVALFYFFDWEWMVIPWIPVALVGTAVAFFVGFKNNQAYDRLWEARKIWGSIVNSSRSFSSMIYAFTTENGDSDRLNIKRKEIVYRHIAWLYTFREQLLVPTEWEHISLTRHFGAVNQKRHRLIKAGFPDYGRTLLFQRKYLSEEEFNLQSEYKNFATYLISKQAKEINDLKNNNYISDFNQMQLQTCLNEFYEHQGRAERIKKFPSPRQFANTGFILIVIFIILLPLGLVNEFARLGVWGLWTCIPFCVVVGWLYIVMELVGDYSENPFAGLMFDIPMLSICRTIEIDLLQMMGEEDLPDPILSKQGVLV from the coding sequence ATGATCACAACAAAGTATTTTAATTATAAACAAGTTTTACATTTGGCAGGTGCCCATTTGATATGGCTTACATGCTGGTGTACCTTAGTGGTAGCGCTTTTTTATTTTTTTGACTGGGAATGGATGGTCATTCCATGGATTCCGGTAGCTTTAGTAGGAACTGCGGTAGCTTTTTTTGTTGGTTTCAAAAACAATCAGGCTTATGATAGGCTTTGGGAAGCCAGAAAAATATGGGGAAGCATTGTGAATTCCAGCCGATCATTTAGTTCTATGATATATGCTTTTACTACTGAAAATGGAGACTCAGACCGTTTGAATATAAAAAGAAAGGAAATAGTGTACCGCCATATTGCATGGCTTTACACTTTCCGTGAACAGTTGTTAGTTCCTACAGAATGGGAACACATTAGCCTGACCAGACATTTCGGAGCCGTTAATCAAAAACGTCACAGGCTTATAAAAGCAGGATTTCCTGATTATGGCAGAACTTTACTTTTTCAAAGGAAATACCTGTCTGAAGAAGAATTCAATTTACAATCAGAGTATAAAAATTTTGCAACCTACCTCATTTCAAAACAGGCAAAAGAAATCAATGATTTAAAGAATAACAATTACATTTCGGATTTTAACCAGATGCAGCTTCAGACCTGCCTTAATGAATTTTATGAACATCAAGGGAGAGCGGAGAGAATAAAAAAATTTCCATCACCAAGACAATTTGCAAATACGGGATTTATCCTTATTGTTATTTTTATTATACTCCTTCCATTGGGTTTAGTAAATGAATTTGCAAGATTAGGTGTTTGGGGACTATGGACCTGTATCCCTTTCTGTGTTGTTGTCGGATGGCTTTATATTGTTATGGAATTAGTGGGAGACTATTCTGAAAACCCTTTTGCCGGACTGATGTTTGATATTCCAATGCTTTCCATTTGCCGAACAATAGAAATCGATCTACTACAAATGATGGGTGAAGAAGATCTTCCAGATCCTATCTTATCAAAACAAGGAGTTTTAGTCTAA
- a CDS encoding alpha-ketoacid dehydrogenase subunit alpha/beta, producing the protein MENTLHEKVSQDILLKAYTHMMLAKAMADIYEENRNVCKYVHSTSRGHEAIQLATAYQLKKEDWVSPYYRDESILLGIGFEPYQLMLQLLAKADDPFSGGRSYYSHPSSRDEKMPRIIHQSSATGMQTIPTTGVAQGIKYIQDFNLQNFENNPVVVCSLGDNSVTEGEVSEALQFAALHQLPIIFLVQDNEWGISVTKEEARTCDAYDFVAGFTGLSRMRVDGTDFAESFEVMKKAVDFVRTERKPLVVCAKTVLIGHHTSGVRREFYRDDEDLEKHRAKDPGEILRKQLLETGADEELLKQITKKTRLEAEEAFERAQKAEDPKPETVMQHIFAPTPIVEEVGTREPAGGEKIVMVDAAIHAIQELMWKHPEALLYGQDVGERIGGVFRETVTLGKKFGSKRVFNTAIQEAYIIGSTVGMSAVGLKPIVEVQFADYIYPGINQLITEISKSNYLSNGKFPVSNIIRVPIGAYGGGGPYHSGSVESILANIKGIKIAYPSNAADFKGLLKAAYYDPNPVIMLEHKGLYWSKVPGTEDAKTIEPAEDYILPFGKGKVIIEAEKDEISKGRTLLVVTYGMGVYWAKEAAKNFNGRIEVIDLRTIIPLDEELVFERVKAHGKCIVLTEEQINNSFAEAFAHRISKNCFKYLDAPVETMGSLNTPAVPINLILEKEMLPNAEKLAKKIEEMLQH; encoded by the coding sequence ATGGAAAATACACTTCACGAGAAAGTTTCTCAGGATATTTTACTTAAAGCTTATACCCATATGATGCTTGCCAAAGCGATGGCAGACATCTACGAAGAAAACAGAAATGTTTGTAAATATGTTCATAGTACTTCAAGAGGTCATGAAGCAATCCAGTTAGCGACAGCTTATCAGTTAAAAAAAGAAGACTGGGTATCTCCTTATTACAGAGATGAAAGTATTCTACTTGGTATTGGTTTTGAACCTTACCAGCTAATGCTACAGCTATTAGCGAAAGCTGATGATCCTTTTTCCGGAGGTAGATCTTATTACTCACACCCTTCGAGTAGAGATGAAAAAATGCCTAGAATTATTCATCAAAGCTCCGCTACGGGAATGCAGACCATTCCAACGACAGGAGTAGCGCAGGGAATAAAATATATTCAGGATTTTAATTTACAAAATTTTGAAAACAACCCTGTTGTGGTATGCAGTCTGGGAGACAATTCAGTAACAGAAGGTGAAGTAAGTGAAGCCTTACAGTTTGCTGCTTTACATCAACTTCCTATCATATTTCTGGTACAGGATAATGAATGGGGAATTTCAGTAACCAAAGAAGAGGCAAGAACGTGTGATGCCTATGATTTTGTTGCAGGATTTACAGGTTTAAGCAGAATGAGAGTGGATGGAACTGACTTTGCAGAAAGTTTCGAGGTAATGAAGAAAGCCGTAGACTTTGTAAGAACTGAAAGAAAACCATTAGTGGTTTGTGCAAAAACGGTACTTATCGGACATCATACTTCAGGAGTTAGAAGAGAATTTTATAGAGATGATGAAGATCTAGAAAAACACAGAGCAAAAGATCCGGGAGAAATCCTTAGAAAACAATTGCTGGAAACTGGAGCTGATGAAGAATTATTAAAACAAATTACCAAGAAAACAAGGTTAGAAGCTGAAGAAGCTTTTGAAAGAGCTCAAAAAGCAGAAGATCCGAAACCTGAAACGGTAATGCAGCATATCTTTGCTCCAACACCAATCGTGGAAGAAGTGGGAACACGTGAGCCTGCGGGTGGAGAAAAAATCGTAATGGTAGATGCTGCTATTCATGCTATCCAGGAATTGATGTGGAAACACCCTGAGGCATTACTTTATGGGCAGGATGTTGGAGAAAGAATCGGTGGTGTTTTCCGTGAGACGGTGACATTAGGAAAAAAATTCGGAAGTAAAAGAGTTTTTAACACGGCTATTCAGGAAGCATATATTATAGGTTCCACAGTTGGAATGAGTGCGGTTGGTTTAAAACCAATTGTTGAAGTTCAGTTTGCAGATTATATTTATCCTGGAATCAACCAATTGATTACAGAAATTTCAAAATCTAATTATTTAAGTAACGGAAAATTTCCTGTAAGCAACATCATTCGTGTTCCGATTGGAGCTTATGGCGGTGGTGGACCTTACCACAGTGGAAGTGTTGAAAGTATATTAGCCAATATTAAAGGAATTAAAATAGCCTATCCAAGTAATGCAGCTGATTTTAAAGGTTTATTAAAAGCAGCTTATTATGATCCGAATCCAGTAATCATGTTGGAGCATAAAGGTTTATACTGGAGTAAAGTTCCGGGAACTGAAGATGCAAAAACGATAGAACCTGCAGAAGACTATATCTTACCATTTGGAAAAGGAAAAGTAATTATTGAAGCTGAGAAAGACGAAATATCTAAAGGCAGAACATTATTAGTTGTAACCTATGGAATGGGAGTTTATTGGGCTAAAGAAGCTGCTAAAAACTTTAACGGAAGAATTGAAGTAATCGATCTGAGAACAATAATTCCTCTCGATGAAGAGCTTGTTTTTGAAAGAGTAAAAGCCCATGGAAAGTGTATTGTTCTTACTGAAGAGCAGATCAACAATTCATTTGCAGAAGCTTTTGCACATCGTATTTCTAAAAATTGCTTCAAATATCTTGATGCCCCTGTAGAAACAATGGGATCTTTAAACACCCCAGCAGTGCCTATTAATCTTATCTTGGAAAAAGAAATGCTTCCAAACGCCGAAAAGTTAGCGAAGAAAATTGAAGAAATGTTACAACATTAA
- the dnaE gene encoding DNA polymerase III subunit alpha → MYLVFDTETTGLPKNFNAPLSDSDNWPRMVQIAWQLHDNDGTLIENQDYIIKPEGYDIPFNAARIHGITTKIANEEGRDLEEILMEFSKVLEKVRVVSGHNVEFDYNIVGAEFFRKNINDHLQEKPKADTMILGTNFCQLGGGRGGRFKPPKLEELYEKLYGNKFDEAHNAAADVNATAQVFFEMMRIGIVPAEVLKISEDQLSYFKSLYPDPIKPFGIVIRRQVADFHNKKKQTDFGSIDEIDLGKYFNFDNHSVFSTLSATSSISDLIKKATDDNFPAVGMVDLGNMMGAFKFVSAVESTNSDRSKKHKEYLAKKQEAEEQGEAFNEEEPVLEPLIPVVGCEFYISDRYEQKQFTKDDPDRRTQVVLLAKDFNGYKNLAKLSSIGFLKGFYFGVPRISRELIAEYKEGLIALTSGILGDVPNAILNTGEQKGEELFKWWKDTFEDDFYVQVQNHNLPEEEHLNEVLLYFADKYNVKILAQNETFYTNNDDSNIQDIVSCIKDGEKLSTPVGKGFGKRRGLATGEYYIKNSDEIKETFLAYPDAFEAYEEFFAKFSPYTLKRDVLLPKFDIPQEFIHAEDEIDGGKRGEMAYLTHLTYEGARKRYGEDGITADVKERLDFELDVIANTGYPGYFLIVQDFCNEARNMGVWVGPGRGSAAGSAVAYTIGITNVDPIKYDLLFERFLNPERVSMPDIDIDFDDEGRDRVIKWVIEKYGQSQVAQIITYSVLGGKSAIKDAGRVLDVSIPETNNIAKLIPSTPGMNIAKALAKYDKLKPEEQMLVDEMRYILDSPEDSRFDVLASAKKMEGCIRNTGIHACGVIITPEDVSNLVPVTIAAKDADILVSQFDNSVAESAGLLKMDFLGLRTLTIIKDAVKLVKERHNVDIDPDTIPLDDAKTYQLFKEGRTIGIFQYESAGMQKYMRELKPTVFADLIAMNALYRPGPIKYIPNFINRKHGIEEIVYDLPETEEYLKETYGITVYQEQVMLLSQKLANFTKGEADTLRKAMGKKQIDVLNKMYPKFIEGGKINNLDEDRLNKIWNDWKAFAEYAFNKSHSTCYALIAYHTAYLKANYPAEYMASVMSNNINNTDSITLFMEDCKSIGVDVLGPDVNESQYKFSVNEKGQIRFGLGAIKGIGEGPSEGITKERENGRFKNIYDFFERILPSQMNKRVAESLVLAGAFDELSSFHRGQYFDIDMAGRTNLERLIRYGQSFQEGKNEMENSLFADFAEEVQIEQPKLAPCPEWPNMHKLNKEKEIIGFYLSAHPLDEFKYQFQFIQGQLSKKAVLEKDEGEKLVVDEVPILEVDTPDEIVDVAEIISDELLTGEEELIEEVVKKAEPKGNFGFLNLDEVDAFKEQAFANKPEELFEEKKKDWKTLQKERENGGAGKEYTVAGLITEYRVQDGFRSGEKVAFVTLEDYSGSYSFRLGDRDYMKLKEKLEVQRFVIFKIKFAQVKDGRVFVNVNDVIELQEAFERFAKSISLVMDVMDFRPEDLEFFRNVLDKNRGDQKFKFYIKDMDDDSQIEVQSMKHSVDLNGDLIKEIQLLNKYEFYLN, encoded by the coding sequence ATGTATTTAGTTTTTGACACAGAAACCACAGGGTTACCAAAGAATTTCAATGCTCCACTTTCAGATTCAGATAACTGGCCAAGAATGGTACAGATCGCATGGCAATTGCATGATAATGATGGAACATTAATTGAAAATCAGGATTATATCATTAAACCTGAAGGTTATGATATTCCCTTTAATGCAGCCCGGATCCACGGGATTACTACAAAGATAGCAAATGAAGAAGGTAGGGATCTTGAGGAAATTCTTATGGAGTTTTCTAAGGTTCTGGAAAAAGTAAGGGTAGTTTCGGGACACAATGTAGAGTTTGATTACAATATAGTAGGTGCGGAATTTTTCAGAAAAAATATAAATGACCATCTTCAGGAGAAGCCGAAGGCTGATACCATGATCCTTGGGACCAATTTTTGTCAGCTTGGAGGAGGAAGAGGAGGGAGGTTTAAACCTCCGAAATTGGAAGAGCTTTATGAAAAATTATATGGAAATAAATTTGATGAAGCTCACAATGCTGCTGCCGACGTAAATGCTACAGCTCAGGTTTTCTTTGAAATGATGAGGATAGGAATTGTTCCTGCGGAGGTTTTGAAGATTTCTGAAGATCAGCTTTCTTATTTTAAATCATTATATCCAGATCCTATTAAGCCTTTCGGAATTGTAATCAGAAGGCAGGTTGCAGATTTTCATAATAAGAAAAAACAAACCGATTTTGGAAGTATTGATGAAATTGACCTTGGAAAATATTTCAACTTTGATAATCATAGTGTTTTCTCTACATTATCAGCAACATCCAGTATTTCAGATCTGATCAAAAAGGCGACCGATGATAATTTCCCAGCCGTAGGAATGGTGGATCTTGGAAATATGATGGGAGCCTTTAAATTTGTTTCAGCTGTAGAATCCACGAATTCAGATCGATCAAAAAAACATAAAGAATATCTTGCTAAAAAGCAGGAAGCCGAAGAACAGGGAGAAGCCTTTAATGAAGAGGAACCTGTTTTAGAACCTTTGATCCCGGTTGTAGGTTGTGAATTTTATATCTCTGATCGATACGAACAAAAGCAGTTTACGAAAGATGATCCAGATAGAAGAACGCAAGTTGTGTTGCTTGCTAAAGATTTTAATGGGTATAAAAATTTAGCGAAACTTTCCAGTATTGGTTTTCTAAAAGGATTTTATTTTGGGGTTCCAAGGATAAGCCGCGAATTGATAGCTGAATATAAAGAGGGTTTAATTGCTCTTACTTCCGGTATTCTAGGAGATGTTCCAAATGCTATTTTAAATACAGGGGAGCAAAAAGGAGAAGAGCTTTTTAAATGGTGGAAAGATACTTTTGAAGATGATTTTTATGTTCAGGTTCAAAATCACAACCTTCCTGAGGAGGAGCATTTAAATGAAGTCTTATTATATTTTGCAGATAAATATAATGTGAAAATTTTAGCGCAAAATGAAACTTTCTATACTAATAATGATGATTCTAATATTCAGGATATTGTAAGTTGTATCAAAGATGGGGAGAAGCTGTCAACGCCTGTTGGAAAGGGTTTCGGGAAAAGAAGGGGTCTTGCTACTGGTGAATATTATATAAAGAATAGTGATGAAATAAAGGAAACATTTCTAGCTTATCCGGATGCTTTTGAAGCGTATGAAGAGTTTTTCGCGAAATTCAGCCCCTATACTTTAAAAAGAGATGTACTACTTCCGAAGTTTGATATCCCACAAGAGTTTATACATGCTGAAGATGAGATAGATGGAGGAAAGCGTGGTGAGATGGCTTATTTAACGCATCTTACTTATGAAGGAGCAAGAAAGAGATATGGTGAGGATGGGATTACAGCAGATGTGAAAGAGCGTCTTGATTTTGAATTGGATGTAATTGCCAATACAGGATATCCGGGATATTTCCTTATTGTACAGGATTTTTGTAACGAAGCACGGAATATGGGAGTTTGGGTAGGTCCTGGAAGGGGATCTGCGGCAGGATCTGCTGTTGCTTATACAATCGGAATTACCAATGTAGACCCCATTAAGTATGATCTCCTTTTTGAGAGATTTCTGAATCCTGAAAGGGTTTCGATGCCCGATATTGATATTGACTTTGATGATGAAGGAAGGGACAGGGTTATTAAATGGGTAATTGAGAAGTATGGCCAGAGTCAGGTCGCCCAGATTATTACCTATTCAGTTCTTGGAGGTAAATCGGCTATTAAAGATGCCGGTAGAGTATTGGATGTTTCAATTCCAGAAACCAATAATATTGCAAAGCTAATTCCTTCAACACCAGGAATGAATATCGCTAAAGCTTTAGCAAAATATGATAAATTAAAGCCTGAAGAACAAATGCTCGTTGACGAGATGAGATATATTCTTGACAGCCCTGAAGATTCTCGTTTCGATGTTCTTGCGAGTGCAAAAAAAATGGAAGGCTGTATCAGGAACACTGGGATTCATGCTTGTGGTGTTATCATTACGCCGGAAGATGTAAGTAACCTGGTTCCGGTAACGATTGCTGCAAAAGATGCTGATATCTTAGTTTCACAGTTTGATAACTCGGTTGCAGAGAGCGCAGGATTGTTAAAAATGGACTTCCTGGGTCTTCGTACTTTAACGATTATTAAGGATGCTGTAAAATTGGTTAAAGAGCGACATAATGTAGATATTGATCCGGATACCATTCCTTTGGATGATGCTAAGACCTATCAGTTATTTAAAGAAGGTAGAACGATCGGTATTTTCCAGTACGAAAGTGCCGGAATGCAAAAGTATATGCGCGAATTAAAGCCTACTGTTTTTGCCGATCTTATTGCAATGAACGCTTTATACCGTCCGGGTCCTATTAAATATATACCTAACTTTATTAATAGAAAGCATGGTATTGAAGAGATTGTTTATGATTTACCGGAGACTGAAGAATATTTAAAAGAAACATACGGAATTACCGTGTATCAGGAGCAGGTAATGCTTCTGTCTCAGAAATTGGCGAACTTTACCAAAGGTGAAGCAGATACACTGAGAAAAGCAATGGGTAAAAAGCAAATCGATGTACTTAATAAAATGTATCCCAAGTTCATTGAAGGCGGAAAGATCAATAACCTTGATGAGGACAGGCTGAATAAAATCTGGAATGACTGGAAAGCTTTTGCAGAATATGCCTTTAACAAATCTCACTCGACCTGTTATGCTCTAATTGCTTATCATACTGCTTATTTAAAGGCGAATTATCCGGCGGAGTATATGGCGAGTGTGATGAGTAATAACATTAATAACACGGATTCAATTACGCTGTTTATGGAAGACTGTAAGAGTATTGGGGTTGATGTTTTGGGTCCTGACGTTAATGAATCTCAGTATAAATTTTCAGTAAATGAAAAAGGTCAGATCCGTTTTGGTTTAGGAGCGATTAAAGGGATCGGAGAGGGACCAAGTGAAGGAATTACAAAGGAAAGAGAAAACGGGAGGTTTAAAAATATATACGATTTCTTTGAAAGAATATTGCCATCTCAAATGAACAAAAGAGTTGCAGAAAGTTTAGTATTGGCAGGTGCTTTTGATGAATTGAGCTCTTTTCACAGAGGTCAGTATTTTGATATAGATATGGCTGGAAGGACAAATCTTGAAAGATTAATAAGATATGGACAAAGCTTTCAGGAAGGTAAAAATGAAATGGAAAATTCTCTTTTTGCTGATTTTGCCGAAGAAGTTCAGATCGAGCAACCCAAATTGGCACCTTGCCCGGAATGGCCTAATATGCACAAGTTAAATAAGGAGAAAGAAATTATAGGATTCTATCTTTCGGCACATCCTTTAGATGAATTTAAATATCAGTTCCAGTTTATACAGGGGCAGCTTTCTAAAAAAGCGGTATTGGAAAAAGATGAAGGCGAAAAATTAGTCGTAGATGAAGTTCCTATTCTTGAGGTAGATACACCAGATGAAATAGTAGATGTTGCAGAAATTATTTCTGATGAATTACTGACTGGAGAAGAAGAATTAATTGAGGAAGTCGTTAAAAAAGCTGAACCAAAAGGTAATTTTGGATTTTTAAATCTCGATGAGGTGGATGCTTTTAAAGAGCAGGCCTTTGCTAATAAACCTGAAGAATTATTTGAAGAAAAGAAAAAAGACTGGAAAACTTTACAAAAGGAGAGAGAGAATGGTGGTGCCGGAAAAGAATATACAGTTGCCGGTTTGATCACAGAATATAGAGTTCAGGATGGTTTTAGGAGTGGTGAAAAAGTAGCTTTCGTTACTTTGGAAGATTACTCGGGATCTTATTCTTTTAGGTTAGGGGATAGGGATTATATGAAATTGAAAGAAAAACTGGAAGTCCAACGCTTTGTTATCTTTAAAATAAAATTTGCTCAGGTAAAAGACGGAAGGGTTTTTGTAAATGTAAATGATGTTATTGAGCTTCAGGAGGCTTTTGAAAGATTTGCAAAAAGTATCTCTTTGGTAATGGATGTAATGGATTTCAGGCCGGAAGATTTGGAGTTTTTCAGAAACGTTCTTGATAAAAATAGGGGTGATCAGAAGTTTAAATTTTACATTAAGGATATGGATGATGATTCACAGATTGAAGTACAGTCGATGAAACATTCTGTTGACCTCAATGGAGACCTTATCAAGGAAATTCAATTACTCAATAAATATGAATTTTATTTGAACTAA